CGCTTCTTCCAATACAAGAAGGAATGGGGGGATAGACCCCCGACGCCGGAGATACAAGAGCTCATTTGCCAAGTAGGACACTACAATCTGTTTCTTCTTCAATGAGATGAAATCACTCAGATCAATTAGAGACAACTTGCCAGGCCGGACTATATCATGAACGTTCGGTGCTGCCTCTTTCCCAAAGAGACCAGTATCCTCGAGACTGACTAGCCAGCTCACCAATGCATCACGTGTGTTCTTGTTGATATTTTCGTCATCACGAACAAGATCCATCAGATCGCCAAGGGAGTAACCCTGCTTACGTGCAGCACGGGCCTGCGAGATAATACGTCGAAGGTCACGCAACTGTACCGAACTCATATCAGAGAGAAACGCGCCAATAGCCTCTGCTGTAAGAGATTGAACAGGGATCTGGAAATGAGCTCCACGAATACGTTCCACATCCACATCGTGAGGCAGTCCAAGATCCTTGCCAGTAATGTCTTCTAGATAACTGTACTCTCCATGAACATCAATTACAATGACCGCGATTCGGCCCTGCTCTTTTGTTCGAGAGAGGAGCTCTTCCAACATGACTGATACAAAGTAAGACTTGCCTGCCCCACTCATAGCTAGGATCGCTAGATGTTTGGAAAGGAGCCTGCTAATATTAGGACGGAATTCAAGCTCATGATGCCCAAGAGTACCAAGACGCAGACCATCTTTCATATCCATCTTCAGAAAATTGGCCAGAGTGTCTGAATCTACACGTCGCACAACCGCTCCCGGCGACACTGCAAAATACGGACGACGTGTATGACCATCGACCCAGAAGCCAACAACCCGTGCATGAGCAATAGTATATTGCCAGCGATCCGTTGGGAAAATTGTACGAAGAGGTTCCCCACGTGATTGGTACTCGCGAACTGCTTCGGCATGTTGATAATAGCGATTGACACGAATCATATCTTGGACACGAGCAATGACCAAGCCGCCAGATGTGGCAACACCAACGAATTGCCCTCGTCGTGCAATTACTTCAGTCGAATCCCCCTCTACAACAAAATCAAACTGCATTACGCTTGGTGTCTTATCATCACAGACAACAGTTCCCAATCGGTCGTACTCAGTCATTTGACTACAATACCTCCTCCGTAATTTGTCGAGTTTTACTTTTCAAGATGTGTATAGACAGACCAGAATCCGGGGGCATCACCAGAACACTGTCGGAAATGAACACAAGTGAATAAGACCATTTCCCATTAGATGATCTTCATCTCTCTATTAGTAAATGTCAGTATTTACACGCCTATAGAATCAAGTAATGAATCAATGGACAAGACCAGAGATAATGACTGCGAATGCACCTACAATAATGAGATACTGTAAGGCCACAAGAAACATACATAATACCACCACCGAGAGAATCTTGTGTGGTCTACGTGTTTCTACGCTGGCAATAATCTTCCAAGTGGAGGAATCCGAGTGAATATAGTGATCTTGTACCCAAAGATGGGAATTGCAGGAGATATGACTGCAGCCTCACTCTTTGATCTACTCCGCAAGAGAGAAGAGGGCGCCGAAGCGTTGATTGACGATCTCCTCGCCCCGTTCAAAAGCCACGGGAATGTGAAAATTGAATCACAAGAGAAAGGGTGCAGGCTAATAACGAGTTTTCAAGAACCGACCATTACCTACTCTGAAGCGCGAGCCCTTCAAGATAAGTTCATTCAATCTATGAAACTAAGCCCCTCCTATGCAGAGATCAGCAGGAATACACTAGAGATCTTAATTGAGGCCGAATCGTTTGTGCATAGACAGGAATTCATGGATGCCCCTACAAAGTGGGATCCAGACAAATTCACACTCCCGACTATGAATACATCTACTGCGTCTCAACCAACTATAGAACATGTACAAGACAAGCCAACTAGAATAACACCTAAAGAAACAGAAGAGAACAGCAGGGAGATCAGATTAACCTCAATAGGGGTCGCACATACCCCTTATGTAAATCGAGATGCCCCGAACCAACCAATCGTACGGCTTCAGTCAGAGGATGAGAAAGAAGATATCCATTCCACACAATTCACTATTGAACTTCAGCCACAGTTCACATCAGCCTTGGAAGATTTGGCCCAATTCAAATACATATACGTGGTATCGTATTTGGATCAGACAGGGGCCGAGACTACTTCGCAAGTAATTCCACCGTGGGATCAGACCAAGACTGAAAGGGGGCTGTTTGCCACCCGGAGCCCAAATCGACCCAATCCGATTGGGATTTCCGTGGTTCGTTTGCTACAGGTCAAGCAGAACGTCCTCTATGTAGATAGTCTGGATCTATTCGATGGCACACCAATACTTGACATCAAACCATACATTTACTCTATTGATTCAAGAGCTGCAAATAACGGGTGGATCACAGACTCGGACCATCTATTATTACATCGTCTTGGAATCGTTCATTCACACTCACAGTCTGGGACTGCAACAACAGAAGGACATCTTCACGAGGCCTCAGATATCATAATCGACTCGGTCATACCCTTGAAGATTCTTGAACTTCTGAAGATTCCTGTTAAAGACACATTCTTAGCAGCACCGCTCTCACTTGGAGGCGGCAAGATAACATTCTCTCATGGAACGTTGAGAGTTCCAGTTCCTGCGGTGAAATATATCATTGAACGCTATCAAATCCCTTCAAAACAGGGGCCTGTGGAACTTGAACTGGCCACCCCAACGGGAGTAGCATTACTAGCCGCATTGGATATAGCAAAACGACAGCTTCCGGATTCGGTCATGGAACAGATTTTACAGGTCACAGACGCATCTGTCGTGCTAAGAGGAAAAGGATTTGGAACAAAAACGATTCCTGATCACGAGAATGCCCTATTCAGCTATCTTGTTCATAACGCCGAGGGATACTTAGTTGAAGAACATATAGCGTCATAGATGTTTCCAGATACCAATACTACTGTTTGCGTCCCCTGCTATGATTCATTGTGACTTCTAAGATCCCACCAACGACCGATGAAGAAGATTAGACTTGTTCGCCATCCATCTACAGACCGCCAAATGGGTTTCGAGATCGTCGTTTTTCAAGAGAGGTGTAAGTCAGTCCCGAGATCGCCATTAGTCGATCAACCACAAATTGGGTCTCATTATTGCTGATACGTGCCCGCGCATCAGCCTCCAGAATAGGCGTCGGGATTCCATACTCAGGGTGGTGCGAAGAGAGCGGGAGTATTGTTGCAAGTGCACGATCAACAATCTCAATGCTACGTGGATCGTCTTTTGCAAGAACCTCCACTCGTAGTGGCAAGTCCTCTCGTGCAGTCTTGATGTATGTCACCCAGATAGAAGAGGCCCATCCCGCAATATCATCAATTGAGTTTGATGCCTGAGTCAGTTCAGAAGAGTACCTAAAAGCAAAGGTCCGTTCGCCCTCTTCAAGAAATGTGTCTAGGAGGTCACAGTCACGAGACATCTTTAACAACCAGCGATAGTCAATCCCTTGCATCATCTCAAAGGTCGATGGATCACGCAAAAGATGTGGGAGAATATCCCCCAGTGTGTTAACGACACGAGTGGATCGGCTATCTTTAATTATTCCAGCCAGAACTGTCCTCTGACGTGTAGCTTGCTGATAGAGCTGCGTGTAGAGTGCAATGACCTCTTTGAACTTCTCATGTGCAAGTGATCCAACAGCAGGTCTATCACGAGGATGGTAAAACAGACTGCCATCTACTAGGATAAGATCCACATGAAATTCTGTGAGAACGGAAATGGTGATTTTCAGCTCTGTAGCTACTCGTTCAAGTGACGCCAGCTGGTCAAGTTCCTGTGTGGAGAGCACCAGCGAGATAAATTTGGGGTCCGGAGGAGGGAAAGGGTCTGGATAGAAATCAACTCGCGGGCCTTCTTTTGGCCCAAAATGAAATATAACAGCCACGCCACGGGTCAAAAGGAGATCCATGGATCGAAATCGTCGGCGCACAAGTCCGCCATCAATTCCAGCAATTCGAAGACCTGAGAGAGCAACAGGTTCGATCTTTTTGACAAACTCAGGGCCCGCTGTATCGGCGGCCACAGCAGGGAATCGCCCAAGGTCAATCTTAGATTTAATTTGTTGCATGACCTGACCAAATTTAGATCGGGTCTGCTCAATTCGCTCGATCTCGTTTACCAGACGTAACAACATTCGATCAAGATCACGATTCACGGGATTTCCCCTTCTTGTATTCAAGAGCGGCCCTTATTAGTCCCAAGTATAATGGATGGGGACTCGCAGGGCGCGATTTGAATTCGGGGTGGAACTGTACACCTATCCAGAATGGGTGATTTGTCAGTTCTATAGCATTAATAATATGACCAGTGGGATCAACAGCAGATATGATCATTCCTTTACTCTGCATTTTCTTAATATAGCGCTCAATGAGATGATATCTATGACGAAATCGTTCACGTACTTCAGTTGCCCCATAAAGGCCGTGTAATTTCGTGCCCTTGATGATTTTGACCTCATGTCCACCCAAGCGCATAGTACCACCCTTGTCCTTGGTCCGACGTTGTTCCGGCATTAGATCAACAACAGGATAGAGACTGTCAGGATCCACTTCAGTAGTATGAGCACCATCCCAGCCCATTTCTTTTCGGGCAAAGGCGACAGCACCAAGTTGAGCACCATAACAAATTCCTAGAAACGGGATGCTATTCTCACACGCTACTGCTGCCGCACTGATCATTCCCTCGACACCACGAGCACCAAATCCCGGCGTGAGAAGCACCCCATCCACTCCAAGTAGATCCTCCGTCAAACAGGCCTCATCATCCCGGCTCTCTGTTTCAATCCATCGGATCTCAACCTTTGCATCACAGGCTGCTGCTGCATGTGCAAGTGCTTCATTGATGCTCTTATAGGAGTCACTGAGTAGAGTGTATTTCCCAGGCATGGCAATAGTCACAGTCCCCGAATGCGTCTGGAATCTCTCGACCATTTGGCGCCAATCATCAGCGTTAGAGGGACGTACTTCGAGTCCAAAATGGGCAATAAGCGTATCACCAAGACCTTGGTCTTCAAATGAGAGAGGTAGCTGATAGATAACGGGAATATCCGGATTTGAGATGACCCGTGTTTCAGGTACATTACAAAATAGAGCGATCTTTGCTCTTGCCGACTCGGAGAGAGGGGATTCGGCACGACACACAATAACATCAGGTTGAAGTCCAAGCCCTTGAAGCGTTCTCACACTGTGCTGAGTGGGTTTTGTCTTGAACTCCCCTACGGATTTCATATAGGGCACAAGAGTCACATGGACAAAGGCGACATGATCGCGGCCGACCTCCCTAGCAAGTTGACGCACAGCCTCCAGAAAAGGCATGGCCTCAATATCACCCACAGTCCCACCAATCTCCACAAGGAGAACATCAGGAACTGGCTCTTTACGAACGTTTTCCCAGAGCCGTTTCTTGATCTGATCAGTCACATGAGGAATTATCTGAACAGTACGCCCAAGAAAACTTCCGCGCCGTTCACCTAGAATAACAGAGGTATAGATCTGTCCGGATGTGATGTTTTGAGAGGGGTGAACAGTCATGCCTGTAAACCGTTCATACGTCCCAAAATCAAGGTCAATCTCAGAGATCTTGAATTCAAAATCCTCAATCGGGCGGAAGGTCCATGTCTCTTCTGTGACAAAGACTTCACCATGCTCGATAGGATTGAGGGTTCCGGGGTCAATATTGAGGTATGGATCTATTTTCACAATCCGTATAGAATATCCACGAAATTGAAAGAGCTTGGCAATTGATGCTGTTGTGGCACCTTTACCGATACCTGACAACACACCACCTGTTACAAAGACGAATCTCGTCCCGTTATCTTTGGACTTCACCAGTACCTGCCTCAACCTAGAAATGAATATGAAAAGGTTCGGTTCAATATAATAGGGCGGCTACATATCTCCGTTTAAGTCATTCGTTCAAGACGAATCTACATTTTAGAGAGCAGAAGTGAAAACAGAAAAATAGCTGTCCGCAGCACAAATAAATAAAAATAAAGAGAGGAAAGATTCCTCTCAAATTAACTAGGACCAGTTTAAGTCCACGAGCTTATTGCTTGAAATATAGACTTGCAGGGAGTTCCATCGGAATCCTTGTAATCGGTGATTCCGATTATTGCTACGTTTACAAGTGCAACTCCAACACTCGCAGAAATTTTCACGGCTAGTGAAGAACCTCCGGTAGCAAAGGCAAGTGCAATTTCAGCAAGTACAAGTGCAGTGAAAATCGCCCATTCTTTCGCATTCATTTTGTGTGTCGCAATATACCATGCATCTTTCACTGAACTAACTAATGTTTTTGCCAAACTCATGAAACCACCAAAAACAGCGGTTATTATTTTGCCAGCAGCAGAGGCACCTTTCTTTACCAATTCTTTTATCACGGTGGTAAACATTTTGCCGAGCGTTTTTCCAGATGCTTCAACAACTTTTGATTCCGATGCACCGCGCGCAAAGAATTTTCCAGCATAATGAAATGCAACAGTACCAATGACTGCGAAAATGACGCTCACTATGAGAGTCCTATAGAAATTCTCCTTTTCAGCTGCACTGAAATAAGAGGTCGAACCGCCACTGCCGCCACTGCCGCCACCACCGCTGCCGGGATCAAGATAGGTGGCAAGTGGAAGATAGGGAGATTCACCGTCTATTTTCGAACTGAGAAGAGCAAGAGCCTTTTCAAAAGTCTTATCAAAATTGGCACCAGTTCTCTGGTCAGCATTAATATAAATGGATACTATCAGAGCCCCGATCTCAGCATCAATTGCAGATGCAAAACCTTTGACATTACGCCTATGATCACTGAGCATGCTTGCCGAGTTACAAGAGAGAATATAGTAATTCTTGGCTGCATTTGTCTTGGTTTCGTGATCAATCATCTTTGCAGGGATGAGCGAGTGATGATATTGTATCCCCTGTTCAGACCCGTGACCAACGAACACCATAGACTTGTAGGCTCTATGTTTCAACAGTGTATAGTCTAGACTGCCATAAGATACAACAATCGGATTATCAAGCTCAGTAACTAGTGTCTTAGTTGCCGCTTGTTCCTCCAATGAATTGCCAAATGTCACAATGACGGTATTACTAATTGGTAACGTCAAAGGTTGTGCATACATTGGCAAAACCATAACTATACATACAACTGCAATCAATAGCTGTGTCCCTTTTTTAACCAAAATTCTCCTCACCTAACGTTATAAGTCGGATAAAAGGTGAGTTCAATATATATTCTTCGACAAAAATGGAGCTGTGTGAAAAGTCCATATCCATGAACGAATCTGATCAAACTGGGCCTAAGTAGTATTGAATCCGAATTTGCCCCGTGATCCAATTTAACCTGACACATACACACTCATCGACTTTTCACACAGAGCCGACAAAAATACGCGAGAGTTAATACTTCAGAAAATATCTATGCGCGCCCGACTTGCGGCTAAGAACACTGAAAGAAAACGTGAAAATGAAATGGAAACTATCCTGTTTATGAACATCGAGAGATACTATCACTAAATCATTAGTGTGAAGTATATAATAATAATTCGGACCCGAAAAATACCAGAGCGCTATAAACAACAAAAAAAGAGAGAGAAGAGGAAAGATGACTTTCCTCTATGAGTGAGTCTACTCACGCTCTGCAACCAGTTTATCAACGACACTTGGATCTGCCAGTGTTGTGGTGTCACCGATATCGTCAATCTGACCGGCTGCGATTCTCTTGAGAATACGTCTCATAATCTTGCCAGAACGTGTCTTGGGCAATGCATCGGCAAACTGGATCTTGGCAGGAGTAGCAATTGGGCCGATCTCCTTCCTTACATGTTGCCGAAGTTCTTGCTTCAATTCATCAGACTTCTGCACACCCGCCTTTAGAGTGACGAACACGTAGATGTCCTCACCCTTGATATCATGGGGGAATCCAACAACAGCTGCTTCTGCAACTGATGGATGTGCAACGAGTGCGCTCTCAATCTCGGCAGTACCAAGTCGATGACCAGACACCTTCAGAACGTCGTCAATTCGGCCCATCACGAAGAAGTATCCATCATCGTTGAAACGAGCACCATCTCCGGTCATGTACATCGGTTTACCAGTTTCGGGGTCCTTGTACTGTACCCAGTATGTGTTGATGAACCTGTCATGATCACCATATACGGTTCTCATAAGACCAGGCCAGGGTCGCTTGATGCAGAGATATCCACCCTCATTTGCACTCACTGGCTGGCCAGCCTCATCCACAATGATAGCGTCAACTCCAAAGTATGGGAAGGTTGCACTCCCGGGAATCAGAGCCTCCGATCCGGGCAAAGGCGTAATAATTACACCGCCAGTTTCGGTCTGCCAGTACGTGTCAACTATGGGGCACTTGCTCTTACCAATGGTTTCGTAGTACCAGATCCATGCCTCGGGGTTGATTGGTTCTCCAACAGTACCGAGGAGGTTAAGGGACGAGAGATCATGCTTCTTAACAGGGTCATCACCGTACTTCATTAGAGCACGGATGGCTGTAGGAGCGGTATAGAACTGAGTGACCTTGTACTTCTCAACAATCTGCCAGAACCGGTCAACATCGGGATAAGTCGGGATTCCCTCAAACATGAGCGTAGTTGCGCCTGCTGAGAGCGGCCCGTACACAATATAGGAGTGACCTGTGATCCAGCCGATATCTGCTGTGCACCAGTATACGTCACCAGGATGATAATCAAAGATGTAGAGGAAGGTGTGAGTCGTATAGACCATATAGCCACCCAGAGTATGGAGAACTCCCTTTGGCTTACCAGTGGAACCTGATGTGTAGAGAATAAACAGAGGATCCTCTGCATTCATCCACTCGGTCTCACACTTGGCATCGACCTTGGCGTATTCGTCATGGTACCAGACATCACGCCCATCGACCCAGTTGATGTCCACACCAGTTCTCTTGACAACGAGTACCTTCTTGACAGAGGGTGATCCTTCAAGGGCCTTGTCAGCGTTATCCTTGAGTGGGAAGACCTTGCCATTTCGGAAGGAGCCATCTGCTGTGATCAGAACCTTTGCCTCACAATCGTGAATGCGTTCTCGGAGGGAGTCGGAACTGAAACCACCAAAGACAATGCTGTGAACAGCACCAATTCGTGTACATGCTAACATGGTGATTGCAAGTTCAGGAACCATTGGAAGATAGATGGCAACGCGATCGCCCTTGTTGATACCCAGGTTCTTGAGAATGTTAGCTGCTTTATTGACCTCATCTCTCAACTGTTCAAAGGTATAGGTGATTGCATCATCTTCAGGCTCGCCCTGCCAAATGAGGGCAACATCCTTGCCACGTCCAGCCTCGACGTGTTTGTCAAGGCAATTCCATGCCATATTTGTGACGCCATCTTCGAAGAATGTGAATCGTGCCTTCTCAGGATCTTTCCAGTCGAACCCCTTTGTAGGCTCTTTTTTCCAGTAGCAGTATTTCTTTGCAATTTCAAGCCAGAACTTGTCAGGATTCTCCACCGATTCCTTCCAGAGTTTCATTCGCTCTTCATGGCTCTTGACATAAGCCTTGTCAACAAAACTCTTAGGAGGCGGGAACCTGCGCTCTTCGCTTGAGGTTACCGTGATTTTCTTTTCATCGCTCAACTTTTGGTCACCCGGAACCAAATAATAAACTGTGTTCCGCACCTCTATTAGTGAATTATAAACGTTGTCCAAATCGTTCGGCTTTTGTCGTGATTTCGTTCCAAATAATGAATGAGTCGAGCATTTAGAGTATCCACATTGAGAACAATCGAAGAAAAGGGAGTCTACAGAACAATATATCCCAAAACACAAAGAGAAGAGGGGCCTCATTCGAGGCCCACTCGAATACAAATGAAACCTATTGCTCGACAGGGAAGACGGGCCAACCATTTACCTCAGCCAATGCGAGATAAAATGCGCTGCCGCCACACACGATCCCTTCAAGACCTGCAATAACACCAACTACACCAGCGGCTGCGGTCAGACCAACGTATGTCAGGGAGTCAGCTGCTGCTAACAGGAAAAAGAGGACAGCCAGA
This region of Candidatus Thorarchaeota archaeon genomic DNA includes:
- a CDS encoding ATP-binding protein; amino-acid sequence: MTEYDRLGTVVCDDKTPSVMQFDFVVEGDSTEVIARRGQFVGVATSGGLVIARVQDMIRVNRYYQHAEAVREYQSRGEPLRTIFPTDRWQYTIAHARVVGFWVDGHTRRPYFAVSPGAVVRRVDSDTLANFLKMDMKDGLRLGTLGHHELEFRPNISRLLSKHLAILAMSGAGKSYFVSVMLEELLSRTKEQGRIAVIVIDVHGEYSYLEDITGKDLGLPHDVDVERIRGAHFQIPVQSLTAEAIGAFLSDMSSVQLRDLRRIISQARAARKQGYSLGDLMDLVRDDENINKNTRDALVSWLVSLEDTGLFGKEAAPNVHDIVRPGKLSLIDLSDFISLKKKQIVVSYLANELLYLRRRGSIPPFLLVLEEAHQFCPESRQELALPKPRIETIAREGRKFHALLCLISQRPVRLSTTVLSQCSNQAILRTTNPYDLDHIGRSSEGIDRAALDAITTLEVGEALFVGEVVSVPAFVKIRQRKFEPSGHGSDLTEALRRADR
- the tsaA gene encoding tRNA (N6-threonylcarbamoyladenosine(37)-N6)-methyltransferase TrmO, encoding MNIVILYPKMGIAGDMTAASLFDLLRKREEGAEALIDDLLAPFKSHGNVKIESQEKGCRLITSFQEPTITYSEARALQDKFIQSMKLSPSYAEISRNTLEILIEAESFVHRQEFMDAPTKWDPDKFTLPTMNTSTASQPTIEHVQDKPTRITPKETEENSREIRLTSIGVAHTPYVNRDAPNQPIVRLQSEDEKEDIHSTQFTIELQPQFTSALEDLAQFKYIYVVSYLDQTGAETTSQVIPPWDQTKTERGLFATRSPNRPNPIGISVVRLLQVKQNVLYVDSLDLFDGTPILDIKPYIYSIDSRAANNGWITDSDHLLLHRLGIVHSHSQSGTATTEGHLHEASDIIIDSVIPLKILELLKIPVKDTFLAAPLSLGGGKITFSHGTLRVPVPAVKYIIERYQIPSKQGPVELELATPTGVALLAALDIAKRQLPDSVMEQILQVTDASVVLRGKGFGTKTIPDHENALFSYLVHNAEGYLVEEHIAS
- a CDS encoding DNA double-strand break repair nuclease NurA, which gives rise to MNRDLDRMLLRLVNEIERIEQTRSKFGQVMQQIKSKIDLGRFPAVAADTAGPEFVKKIEPVALSGLRIAGIDGGLVRRRFRSMDLLLTRGVAVIFHFGPKEGPRVDFYPDPFPPPDPKFISLVLSTQELDQLASLERVATELKITISVLTEFHVDLILVDGSLFYHPRDRPAVGSLAHEKFKEVIALYTQLYQQATRQRTVLAGIIKDSRSTRVVNTLGDILPHLLRDPSTFEMMQGIDYRWLLKMSRDCDLLDTFLEEGERTFAFRYSSELTQASNSIDDIAGWASSIWVTYIKTAREDLPLRVEVLAKDDPRSIEIVDRALATILPLSSHHPEYGIPTPILEADARARISNNETQFVVDRLMAISGLTYTSLEKRRSRNPFGGL
- a CDS encoding CTP synthase, with protein sequence MKSKDNGTRFVFVTGGVLSGIGKGATTASIAKLFQFRGYSIRIVKIDPYLNIDPGTLNPIEHGEVFVTEETWTFRPIEDFEFKISEIDLDFGTYERFTGMTVHPSQNITSGQIYTSVILGERRGSFLGRTVQIIPHVTDQIKKRLWENVRKEPVPDVLLVEIGGTVGDIEAMPFLEAVRQLAREVGRDHVAFVHVTLVPYMKSVGEFKTKPTQHSVRTLQGLGLQPDVIVCRAESPLSESARAKIALFCNVPETRVISNPDIPVIYQLPLSFEDQGLGDTLIAHFGLEVRPSNADDWRQMVERFQTHSGTVTIAMPGKYTLLSDSYKSINEALAHAAAACDAKVEIRWIETESRDDEACLTEDLLGVDGVLLTPGFGARGVEGMISAAAVACENSIPFLGICYGAQLGAVAFARKEMGWDGAHTTEVDPDSLYPVVDLMPEQRRTKDKGGTMRLGGHEVKIIKGTKLHGLYGATEVRERFRHRYHLIERYIKKMQSKGMIISAVDPTGHIINAIELTNHPFWIGVQFHPEFKSRPASPHPLYLGLIRAALEYKKGKSRES
- the acs gene encoding acetate--CoA ligase, whose protein sequence is MSDEKKITVTSSEERRFPPPKSFVDKAYVKSHEERMKLWKESVENPDKFWLEIAKKYCYWKKEPTKGFDWKDPEKARFTFFEDGVTNMAWNCLDKHVEAGRGKDVALIWQGEPEDDAITYTFEQLRDEVNKAANILKNLGINKGDRVAIYLPMVPELAITMLACTRIGAVHSIVFGGFSSDSLRERIHDCEAKVLITADGSFRNGKVFPLKDNADKALEGSPSVKKVLVVKRTGVDINWVDGRDVWYHDEYAKVDAKCETEWMNAEDPLFILYTSGSTGKPKGVLHTLGGYMVYTTHTFLYIFDYHPGDVYWCTADIGWITGHSYIVYGPLSAGATTLMFEGIPTYPDVDRFWQIVEKYKVTQFYTAPTAIRALMKYGDDPVKKHDLSSLNLLGTVGEPINPEAWIWYYETIGKSKCPIVDTYWQTETGGVIITPLPGSEALIPGSATFPYFGVDAIIVDEAGQPVSANEGGYLCIKRPWPGLMRTVYGDHDRFINTYWVQYKDPETGKPMYMTGDGARFNDDGYFFVMGRIDDVLKVSGHRLGTAEIESALVAHPSVAEAAVVGFPHDIKGEDIYVFVTLKAGVQKSDELKQELRQHVRKEIGPIATPAKIQFADALPKTRSGKIMRRILKRIAAGQIDDIGDTTTLADPSVVDKLVAERE